The Brassica napus cultivar Da-Ae unplaced genomic scaffold, Da-Ae ScsIHWf_549;HRSCAF=825, whole genome shotgun sequence genome segment accagaaaaaaaaacagtttgaacatatatatatatatatactaatcaAAGCTTGCAATGTCCAAGTATTGACTTGAGTAAAAAAGACATAAATGTAACGTtgtataaataagaaaataactaAGACCTAATTAACCTCGTCTATATCCTCAACGAAGAGAATCTAGTTGTTCGTGACTCCTGAAAGCAGTCTTCATGGATTGAAGTAGCCTTTCACCAACTCTCGAGAGCTGTAGGACGTAGACATCGGAGTTAAGGTACTTAGCCATATAGCCACCAGGCTCGTCTTACCCGTCCCGGAGGACCATACAGCAAGTAATTTCTCGTCCAAGGTCTCCCAACTCTATAGTAGAAATCTTTCCTTTGGATGAACCGATCAAGATCGTGGACATAGCAATTGTTTCAAAGGTGGAATGGTTCTCGAGGCTCTTGGTTTCCCAAGTGTCAAAGGAGTGAGAATATGTGTGCACCACCCGAATTGTCTTCTCCTGTGCTGTGCTCTCTAGTCTCCTTTCCCATGTCTTTGTGTCTTTTGtcaaatctctttttttttttttttttttttgtcaaatctcAGCCCGAATGATTATCGTCAGATACTTTTATTAACGAAAATCCTCCAATTGAGCTCGATCCCTTGGTAGCTAATATTGGCTAATGTGAGTTCGCCGACCACATGTAAATTGACCGAGTGAATGTCGAGCTTATCTGTATTCTGTATTCTCTTTAAACTTCTTGTTTTACAGCTTTTTGCCTACATTTTAAAGCGTTGTGTATGTCTAGTCTATAATATTAGTAAACGTTGCATTGATCACttacatgtttgtttgttttctggTTTGCTATGATGtgaaacatatatgaaaaaaaaatcataattcatATACATACAAAAAGCTTCAAAAGTTCAAAATTGTTGGTTTATATGCAAACCATTAATTAAGCCGAAACAAGGTAAAATAAACTACAAAGCAAACGAAACACATAATATAACAAACATATTTCATTTTATCTTATAGTTAAAGTTATATATCTATGGAGATATTCATAAAAGCTAGCATTCTGTTATATTATTTCATAACAGGATTATGATCAATTGTTCCTGGGAGGATGATGCTTGGGCTTGGCTCTCCAATAATCAGCAGTGAAAGCAACGAGTCCATCGTCGTCAACACTTTTGCCtgattttctctttctcttcatcGTCGTTGTTTCTTTATCTGCTTCTCCATTTGTCATCATCAGTTTTCTTCCTCGTATCACGACATCAACATTTTCGATCCCCTGCACTTATCAAGCGGTTTAGTCAATAACTTTTTGTTTATAGTAAAAAATCTGGAATGTTTCCATCCcatataacaacaacaacaacacagaTTATACAGAATACAGGACGTATAGTACTGAAGAATTTATTTAAGACTAGTAAGTAGTAACTGCAAAACTATATGGACTAAGAAGAGTCATTTAATAACAAATCAACGCAACTCCGCAAAATCTtacaattgattaaaaaaaacttagctGAATGATCCTGTCATCGCGAAGTTTCCCAAGTTATATACAgtagaacatttataaattaagactcgataaattaataatttctataaattaataaatttcgttGGTCCTAACTTGGACcagttcaaaatttgacacaattcaacaaaataaaaagataatattttttaaaaaattctatgtaaatatatgatctcactaaaattataaataaataatttatatgtatacatattttatataagtaagaatttattattatattatatattttatattcacaatagaattatctttatattttcttaatacttaatgtattttttttataaaattaataatattatatctaaaaccacatttaaactctatgtaatatatattatatacaccaaataatataaaaaaattaatataaatgtcaaatttcaaaaaaataacaattaatgtctatacactaaaatcaaatattttttttttcagaataaatatatcttaaaataagaaatataaataaggaaaaaaagttttgtaaattaatatctctataaattaataaaattttaaagtcccAACATTAGTAATTTATAGAAGTTCTACTGTATTACAATCATAGATTTTCTAaagttttatcatatatatattataccttACGAACTGAAACGACATCACGGCTTGATTCTTGATTCCCATCTTCTATTGATGACCAAAACATGAACAAAAAAAGTTGGTTATATTATATGTTAACATTCCAGCAATTATtactttagcaaaaaaaatttctaataaGAGTAAAAGGGCGATCTCATGCATGCATCATGTGTCAACTATGCATGCaaacaaagaataaaataaatctcgAAGTAATTTTTATACTAGAAAAAGATGAGTTAGCATATAACACGTACCTTAAACACCAATGCATAAACCTTTAGTCATTCTCATCTTTATCATACATGCATAGTTTTCAACCGAAAAATTGCGTGCTATAATTAATAGTTTGTAGAAgctttcttttataaaataatttttataaaataaaagagaagtgagtgtacaaaaaaattgaaaattaattattgtaCATGAAATTAGCATATTAGAATGTTAAGTTGTACGTGCTTTCCAGTT includes the following:
- the LOC125604423 gene encoding protein GOLVEN 7-like, with amino-acid sequence MTTLSKILCALIILFLCISFRYSLHEDGNQESSRDVVSVRKGIENVDVVIRGRKLMMTNGEADKETTTMKRKRKSGKSVDDDGLVAFTADYWRAKPKHHPPRNN